Proteins from one Nerophis lumbriciformis linkage group LG16, RoL_Nlum_v2.1, whole genome shotgun sequence genomic window:
- the LOC133617087 gene encoding uncharacterized protein isoform X2, giving the protein MEQDEPHAPRIKEEEEEPRSPHITEEDEAPRPSKLKKKRLSHNSIKDEEEEHSISHVDVTKVPLTAVIVKREDDEVKGESEEMRGVEPPSSSSTQHMTTDADGDHCDKLLAPLSDSDDTTSHSPDSDDEDSEADKTCHTDNTHFTCSNCGKTFKYPSDLTIHMRIHTGEKPFMCSVCSRSFSRKEHLIKHTRIHTGEKPFICSECDKSFCGRTNLVVHMRTHTGDKPFACSVCSKRFSLKQHLTVHTRIHTGEKPFSCLICGRGCIKNSDLKKHMRTHTGEKPYSCTSCNHCFGDQSAFLRHIRKHTFEKV; this is encoded by the coding sequence ATGGAGCAGGACGAGCCCCACGCCCCCCGTattaaagaggaggaggaggagccacggtCCCCTCACATTACAGAGGAAGATGAGGCACCACGGCCTTCTAAGTTAAAAAAGAAGCGATTGAGCCACAACTCCATTAAAgacgaagaggaggaacacagcatcagtcatgtTGACGTCACCAAGGTGCCATTGACCGCTGTGATTGTGAAGagagaagatgatgaggtcaaaggagAAAGCGAGGAAATGAGAGGggtggagcctccaagcagcagctcaactcaacacatgacaacagacgcTGACGGAGACCACtgtgacaagctcttagctccactatcagatagtgacgacacaacgtcacactctcctgactctgatgatgaagactctgaagctgataagacatgtcacactgacaacacacactttacatgttcTAACTGCGGCAAAACCTTTAAATATCCCAGTGATCTGAcaatacacatgagaatacacactggagaaaagccTTTCATGTGCTCAGTTTGTAGTAGAAGTTTCTCTCGGAAGGAACATTTGATAAAGCACACACGAATACACACTggggaaaaaccttttatctgttcagagTGCGACAAAAGCTTTTGTGGCCGAACAAACCTTGTCGTGCACATGAGAACCCACACCGGAGACAAACCCTTCGCGTGCTCGGTTTGTAGTAAAAGATTCTCTCTGAAGCAGCATTTGACAGTACACACTCGAATACACACCGGTGAAAAACCCTTTTCATGTTTAATCTGTGGTAGAGGTTGTATAAAAAATAGCGATTTGAaaaaacacatgagaacgcacactggtgaaaaaccatatTCCTGTACGAGCTGCAACCATTGCTTTGGCGACCAATCAGCATTTTTGAGACACATTAGAAAACATACATTTGAGAAAGTGTAG